A single window of Phycisphaerales bacterium DNA harbors:
- a CDS encoding tryptophan 2,3-dioxygenase family protein: protein MSYGPSDPGASRDPQGMHVDLKNKLDYAGYLHLEQVLSAQRPLSAPQHHDELLFIIQHQTTELWFKLIVHELKAALRLVAEDKLEPTFKILARVKHIQAQLFNQWSVLATLTPSEYVQFRHVLGPSSGIQSYQHRQIEFMLGRKDKRMLAVFQHKPLIFKEVEGTLLAPSLYDEFIRLLARRGLAIAREVLDRDVTEPHKPHPSVIAAFKQVYEKPEQHWDLYEMAEKLVDVDEQYSLWRYRHIKTVERVIGFKRGTGGTAGVAYLRQMVDDRLFPELWDVRTEIEEVKG from the coding sequence GGACTACGCCGGCTACCTCCACCTCGAGCAGGTGCTGAGCGCCCAGCGGCCCCTGAGCGCCCCCCAGCACCACGACGAGCTGCTCTTCATCATCCAGCACCAGACCACCGAGCTGTGGTTCAAGCTCATCGTGCACGAGCTGAAGGCAGCCCTGCGGCTCGTCGCGGAGGACAAGCTGGAGCCCACCTTCAAGATCCTGGCCAGGGTGAAGCACATCCAGGCGCAGCTCTTCAACCAGTGGAGCGTGCTCGCGACGCTCACGCCCAGCGAGTACGTGCAGTTCCGCCACGTGCTCGGCCCCTCCAGCGGCATCCAGTCCTACCAGCACCGCCAGATCGAGTTCATGCTCGGGCGTAAGGACAAGCGCATGCTGGCCGTGTTCCAGCACAAGCCGCTGATCTTCAAGGAGGTCGAGGGCACGCTGCTCGCGCCCAGCCTGTACGATGAGTTCATCCGCCTCCTCGCCCGGCGCGGCCTCGCCATCGCCCGCGAAGTCCTCGACCGCGACGTCACCGAGCCGCACAAGCCGCACCCCTCCGTGATCGCCGCGTTCAAGCAGGTCTACGAGAAGCCCGAGCAGCACTGGGACCTGTACGAAATGGCCGAGAAGCTGGTCGACGTCGACGAGCAGTACTCGCTCTGGCGCTACCGCCACATCAAGACCGTCGAGCGCGTCATCGGCTTCAAGCGCGGCACCGGCGGCACCGCGGGCGTCGCCTACCTCCGCCAGATGGTCGACGACCGCCTCTTCCCTGAGCTCTGGGACGTCCGGACCGAGATCGAAGAGGTCAAAGGCTGA
- a CDS encoding SDR family oxidoreductase: MHATIGQAATPAGPPKGPLTKEERVELGMVYLIVVVLFTLGILAWVVIANAARARRRRAEAEARGRPPRVVSDKDPWEEAAKRVRTPSSSELEDTAIRGAIAPGASPEREAGESGRPVVLITGAAKRVGRAVALRMARAGCDVFFTYHQSGEEAESLARELSELGSMGSFYQIDLTDPAVIEDFARDLAASMNRLDVLVHNASVYSASPLQDVTLEDVMRQYQVNAAAPLLLTARLAPLLMQSEMKGGASVVCFTDIHSMGRPRKDFAAYSMSKAAVTEMVYSLARDLGPEVRVNAIAPGVVAWPEEGADADPEMQRKYVRRIPLGRPGTPDDAAEVVRWLAFDATYLTGEIIRVDGGRWLT, from the coding sequence GTGCACGCGACCATCGGACAAGCTGCGACCCCGGCCGGCCCGCCCAAGGGCCCGCTCACGAAGGAGGAGCGGGTCGAGCTGGGGATGGTGTACCTGATCGTGGTGGTGCTGTTCACGCTGGGGATCCTGGCGTGGGTGGTGATCGCCAACGCAGCCCGAGCGCGCCGGCGGAGGGCTGAGGCCGAGGCACGGGGGCGCCCTCCGCGTGTCGTGAGCGACAAGGACCCCTGGGAGGAAGCCGCGAAGCGGGTGCGGACGCCCAGCTCTTCGGAGCTGGAGGACACGGCCATCCGCGGGGCGATTGCTCCTGGCGCATCCCCCGAGCGGGAAGCGGGCGAGAGCGGACGACCGGTGGTGCTGATCACCGGGGCGGCGAAGCGCGTGGGGCGGGCGGTGGCGCTGCGGATGGCGCGGGCCGGCTGCGATGTGTTCTTCACATACCACCAGTCGGGCGAGGAGGCGGAGTCGCTCGCGCGGGAACTGTCGGAGCTGGGATCGATGGGTTCGTTCTACCAGATCGACCTGACGGACCCGGCGGTGATCGAGGACTTCGCGCGGGACCTTGCAGCGTCGATGAACCGGCTGGACGTGCTGGTGCACAACGCGTCGGTGTACTCGGCGTCGCCGCTGCAGGATGTGACGCTCGAGGACGTGATGCGGCAATACCAGGTGAACGCGGCGGCGCCGCTGCTGCTGACGGCGCGGCTGGCGCCGCTGCTGATGCAGAGCGAGATGAAGGGCGGCGCGAGCGTGGTGTGCTTCACGGACATCCACTCGATGGGACGGCCGCGGAAGGACTTCGCGGCGTACTCGATGAGCAAGGCGGCGGTGACGGAGATGGTGTACTCGCTGGCGCGGGACCTGGGGCCGGAGGTGCGGGTGAACGCGATTGCGCCGGGCGTGGTGGCGTGGCCGGAGGAGGGGGCGGACGCGGACCCGGAGATGCAGCGGAAGTACGTGCGGCGGATCCCGCTGGGGCGGCCGGGCACGCCCGACGACGCGGCGGAGGTGGTGCGGTGGCTGGCGTTCGACGCGACGTACCTGACGGGGGAGATCATCCGGGTGGATGGGGGGAGGTGGTTGACGTGA
- a CDS encoding VOC family protein: MITGAHAILYCEDAEKARAFLRDVLKFEHVDAGHGWLIFALPPAEVACHPLEAGQKPSHELYFMCEDITAATTELKARGVEFTMEPSDQGWGVLARFKVPGGGEIGIYQPRHPRPKHR, from the coding sequence ATGATCACCGGGGCCCATGCGATTCTGTACTGCGAGGATGCGGAGAAGGCGCGGGCGTTCCTGCGCGACGTGCTGAAGTTTGAGCACGTGGACGCGGGGCACGGGTGGCTGATCTTCGCACTGCCGCCGGCGGAGGTGGCGTGCCACCCGCTGGAGGCAGGGCAGAAGCCCTCGCACGAGCTGTACTTCATGTGCGAGGACATCACCGCGGCGACGACGGAGCTGAAGGCCAGGGGCGTGGAGTTCACGATGGAGCCGAGCGACCAGGGATGGGGGGTGCTGGCGCGGTTCAAGGTGCCTGGAGGGGGCGAGATCGGGATCTACCAGCCGCGCCACCCGCGGCCAAAGCACCGGTGA
- a CDS encoding S41 family peptidase, which translates to MAILRRAAAWSSVLLIGLSPLTLSAQPTDTQRLADRAGTASVAELSAVWNTARSGDIEKLNEALQKLDRPNAADNSISDAATSLARHIEQREQDRAARTTEVRAELDKHLATQPMTDIILGKALRNAIELHLIAEDKDALLREGQIKSLTDRARSAAADAEKRGDVVAAGELFVLLDALYDVPGTYRADVRRIIQRQEMLRLYVPEKLYNQRAARARAMGNDEELPPYNPFGDDYTVKTKGIDEVMILRAAARARQHIEQKPINSLVVGGLEAIRTMMTTPDLVAAFPNIGNDQARQDMLSFIDDEVAKVQARADRPGGGQMDQVQIDNLLDRLTTINSASVKVPKQALLHEFGNGMMAQLDEHSAIIWPDELHKFIKSTEGRFVGIGVQIEYDELFNIRVVTPLEGTPAQKAGIHPGDIIKEVNGHNLLGLSLDQAVEVITGPEGTEVTLTLGRPIEEQIDSAAPSPDAKSDQKPANLKEAAKPEAKDPEAERKAAIAKAKARKTENVTVKVKRSLINVASVKGWKREGIREDQWDWFVDKESKIGYVRLLQFSESTVSELDRAVAEMKRQGVAGLVFDLRNNPGGLLDQAVKVSQRFIRAENAPIVMTQGPGGVIDRPELSEPSRASLADIPVVCLVNESSASASEIVSGALSVYGKKGMIDAVVLGSRSYGKGSVQNVWPLAANARMKVTTAYYMLPDKTIIHRRQGAKAWGVEPDLKVEMLPKQMEKALVLRRNADVRPINEKGEIVQKGETPNPEDLIQKGIDLQLETALMILRAKTVADAAQAKGVSHAQVVK; encoded by the coding sequence ATGGCCATCCTTCGTCGTGCCGCGGCCTGGTCGAGCGTGCTGCTGATCGGCCTCTCTCCCCTGACCCTCTCCGCCCAGCCCACCGACACTCAGCGCCTCGCCGACCGCGCCGGCACCGCCAGCGTCGCCGAGCTCTCCGCCGTGTGGAACACCGCCCGCAGCGGTGACATCGAGAAGCTCAACGAGGCCCTCCAGAAGCTCGACCGCCCCAACGCCGCCGACAACTCCATCTCCGATGCCGCGACCAGCCTCGCCCGCCACATCGAGCAGCGCGAGCAGGACCGCGCCGCCCGCACCACCGAGGTCCGGGCCGAGCTCGACAAGCACCTCGCCACCCAGCCGATGACCGACATCATCCTGGGCAAGGCCCTCCGCAACGCCATCGAGCTCCACCTCATCGCCGAGGACAAGGACGCTCTGCTCCGCGAAGGTCAGATCAAGAGCCTGACCGACCGCGCCCGCAGCGCCGCCGCCGACGCCGAGAAGCGCGGCGACGTCGTCGCCGCGGGCGAGCTCTTCGTGCTGCTCGACGCCCTCTACGACGTCCCCGGCACCTACCGCGCCGACGTCCGCCGCATCATCCAGCGGCAGGAGATGCTCCGCCTCTACGTTCCCGAGAAGCTCTACAACCAGCGCGCCGCCCGCGCCCGCGCCATGGGCAACGACGAGGAGCTCCCGCCCTACAACCCCTTCGGCGACGACTACACCGTCAAGACCAAGGGCATCGACGAGGTCATGATCCTCCGTGCCGCGGCCCGCGCCCGCCAGCACATCGAGCAGAAGCCCATCAACTCGCTCGTGGTCGGCGGCCTCGAAGCCATCCGAACCATGATGACCACGCCCGACCTCGTCGCGGCGTTCCCCAACATCGGCAACGACCAGGCCCGTCAGGACATGCTCAGCTTCATCGATGATGAAGTCGCCAAGGTCCAGGCCCGCGCCGACCGGCCCGGCGGCGGCCAGATGGACCAGGTGCAGATCGACAATCTGCTCGACCGACTCACGACCATCAACTCCGCGAGCGTGAAGGTGCCCAAGCAGGCGCTCCTGCACGAGTTCGGCAACGGCATGATGGCTCAGCTCGACGAGCACTCCGCCATCATCTGGCCCGACGAGCTGCACAAGTTCATCAAGAGCACCGAGGGCCGCTTCGTCGGCATCGGCGTGCAGATCGAGTACGACGAGCTCTTCAACATCCGCGTTGTCACTCCACTCGAGGGCACGCCCGCGCAGAAGGCCGGCATCCACCCCGGTGACATCATCAAGGAAGTCAACGGCCACAACCTGCTCGGCCTTTCGCTCGACCAGGCCGTGGAGGTCATCACCGGCCCCGAGGGCACCGAGGTCACCCTCACCCTCGGCCGCCCCATCGAGGAGCAGATTGACTCCGCCGCCCCGAGCCCCGACGCCAAGAGCGACCAGAAACCGGCAAACCTGAAGGAAGCGGCCAAGCCCGAGGCCAAGGACCCCGAGGCCGAGCGCAAGGCCGCCATCGCCAAGGCCAAGGCACGCAAGACCGAGAACGTCACGGTCAAGGTCAAGCGCAGCCTCATCAACGTCGCCAGCGTGAAGGGCTGGAAGCGTGAGGGCATCCGCGAAGACCAGTGGGACTGGTTCGTGGACAAGGAGAGCAAGATCGGCTACGTCCGGCTGCTCCAGTTCAGCGAGTCCACCGTCTCTGAGCTCGACCGCGCCGTCGCGGAAATGAAGCGTCAGGGCGTTGCCGGCCTGGTGTTTGACCTCCGCAACAACCCCGGGGGTCTGCTCGACCAGGCAGTGAAGGTCTCCCAGCGCTTCATCCGCGCCGAGAACGCCCCCATCGTCATGACGCAGGGCCCCGGCGGCGTGATCGACCGGCCCGAGCTCAGCGAGCCCAGCCGCGCCAGCCTCGCCGATATCCCGGTCGTGTGCCTCGTCAACGAGAGCTCCGCGTCCGCCAGCGAGATCGTCTCCGGCGCCCTCTCGGTCTACGGCAAGAAGGGCATGATCGACGCCGTTGTCCTCGGCAGCCGCTCCTACGGCAAGGGCTCCGTGCAGAACGTCTGGCCCCTCGCGGCCAACGCCCGCATGAAGGTCACTACCGCCTACTACATGCTGCCCGACAAAACCATCATCCACCGCCGCCAGGGCGCCAAGGCCTGGGGCGTGGAGCCCGACCTCAAGGTCGAGATGCTCCCCAAGCAGATGGAGAAGGCCCTTGTTCTCCGCCGTAATGCCGACGTCCGCCCCATCAACGAGAAGGGCGAGATCGTGCAGAAGGGCGAGACCCCCAACCCCGAGGACCTCATCCAGAAGGGCATCGACCTCCAGCTCGAAACCGCCCTCATGATCCTGCGGGCCAAGACCGTCGCCGACGCCGCGCAGGCCAAGGGCGTGTCGCACGCACAAGTCGTCAAGTAA
- the pdhA gene encoding pyruvate dehydrogenase (acetyl-transferring) E1 component subunit alpha, with protein sequence MANVTARPMNPAMTDGRGPKAEQSPRPSDSLPASTFMKWLRDMYLIREFENRTAQAYQQAKIGGFCHLYIGQEALVVGTINSVNQDDPIVTAYRDHGHALARGMSPEACMAEMYGKIGGCAKGKGGSMHMFDRPNWLFGGHGIVSAQNPLGTGLAFAAKYEVEVLGKALPNPGVEPGQPAKKKVALCYMGDGALNQGALHEAMNHAGLWSLPIIFIVENNGYSMGTAIGRGTTMADNLTKKADAYGIRGEIIDGFDVVDLYDEFKPLADWCRENQKPAFVDLKTYRYLGHSMSDPQKYRTKEEVEQFKAKDSIDRLAAQLMNERKGPDGKPMMTEQQFMDMQSEVKEAVKRSLDFAEQSPIPDASELYTDVLLNPMKNMSPSAEYTRGTPNPLFDLRENLD encoded by the coding sequence ATGGCGAACGTGACCGCGCGTCCGATGAACCCCGCAATGACCGATGGCCGCGGCCCTAAGGCCGAGCAGAGCCCGCGCCCCAGCGACTCCCTGCCCGCCTCCACGTTTATGAAGTGGCTGCGCGACATGTACCTCATCCGCGAGTTCGAGAACCGCACCGCCCAGGCCTACCAGCAAGCCAAGATCGGCGGCTTCTGCCACCTCTACATCGGGCAGGAAGCCCTCGTCGTGGGCACCATCAACTCGGTAAACCAGGACGACCCCATCGTCACCGCCTACCGCGACCACGGGCACGCCCTCGCCCGCGGCATGTCGCCCGAGGCCTGCATGGCCGAGATGTACGGCAAGATCGGCGGCTGCGCCAAGGGCAAGGGCGGCTCCATGCACATGTTCGACCGCCCCAACTGGCTCTTCGGCGGGCACGGCATCGTCTCCGCGCAGAACCCGCTGGGCACCGGCCTCGCCTTCGCCGCCAAGTACGAGGTCGAGGTGCTCGGCAAGGCCCTGCCCAACCCCGGCGTCGAGCCCGGCCAGCCCGCCAAGAAAAAGGTCGCCCTGTGCTACATGGGCGACGGCGCGCTCAACCAGGGCGCCCTCCACGAGGCCATGAACCACGCCGGCCTCTGGTCCCTTCCGATCATCTTCATCGTCGAGAACAACGGCTACTCGATGGGCACCGCCATCGGCCGCGGCACCACCATGGCCGACAACCTCACCAAGAAGGCCGACGCCTACGGCATCCGCGGCGAGATCATCGACGGCTTCGACGTCGTCGACCTCTACGACGAGTTCAAGCCTCTCGCCGACTGGTGCCGCGAGAACCAGAAGCCCGCGTTCGTCGACCTCAAGACCTACCGCTACCTCGGCCACTCCATGTCCGACCCCCAGAAGTACCGCACCAAGGAAGAGGTGGAGCAGTTCAAGGCCAAGGACTCCATCGACCGCCTCGCCGCCCAGCTCATGAACGAGCGCAAGGGGCCCGACGGGAAGCCCATGATGACCGAGCAGCAGTTCATGGACATGCAGTCCGAGGTCAAGGAAGCCGTCAAGCGCTCCCTCGACTTCGCCGAGCAGAGCCCAATCCCCGACGCCTCGGAGCTCTACACCGACGTCCTGCTCAACCCCATGAAGAACATGAGCCCCTCCGCCGAGTACACCCGCGGCACGCCGAACCCGCTGTTCGACCTCCGCGAAAACCTCGACTGA
- a CDS encoding metallophosphoesterase family protein — MRTILHISDLHFGMLDAAILRPLREAAVQVRPDLTVVTGDLTQRARGWQFKEAARFLESIPGPRLVVPGNHDVPLYNVAARFAAPLWGYKRHINPDPEPVYEDEEMVVLGLNSSRSLTIQDGRLNEEQIARMQSVFCGAGGERVRVLASHHPFVVTEESDKEPIENAAEALRAMSACRVDAALTGHLHTSWTHCRAVHSELEGRQEWGTVLIQAGTVSMRARGEAGAFNVVRIERERMSIDRYLWNADGNSFAASLAETFVKGEHGWVCG, encoded by the coding sequence ATGCGGACGATCCTGCACATTTCCGACCTGCACTTTGGCATGCTGGACGCGGCCATTCTGCGGCCGCTGCGGGAGGCGGCTGTGCAGGTGAGGCCGGACCTGACCGTGGTGACCGGCGACCTGACGCAGCGGGCGCGGGGGTGGCAGTTCAAGGAGGCGGCGCGGTTCCTGGAGTCGATCCCGGGGCCGCGCCTAGTGGTGCCGGGGAACCACGATGTGCCGCTGTACAACGTGGCGGCGCGGTTCGCGGCTCCGCTGTGGGGGTACAAGCGGCACATCAACCCGGACCCGGAGCCCGTGTACGAGGATGAGGAGATGGTGGTGCTGGGGCTGAACAGCTCGCGCTCGCTGACCATTCAGGATGGGCGGCTGAACGAGGAGCAGATCGCGCGGATGCAGAGCGTGTTCTGTGGGGCTGGGGGCGAGCGGGTGCGGGTGCTGGCGAGTCATCACCCGTTCGTGGTCACGGAGGAGTCCGACAAGGAGCCCATTGAGAACGCGGCGGAGGCGCTGCGGGCGATGTCGGCCTGCCGTGTGGACGCCGCTTTAACGGGGCACCTGCACACCTCGTGGACGCACTGCCGGGCCGTGCACAGCGAGCTGGAGGGGCGGCAGGAGTGGGGGACGGTGCTGATCCAGGCGGGGACGGTGTCGATGCGGGCCAGGGGCGAGGCGGGTGCGTTCAACGTGGTGCGGATCGAGCGGGAGCGGATGTCGATCGACCGGTACCTGTGGAACGCGGACGGGAACTCGTTCGCGGCGTCGCTGGCGGAGACGTTCGTGAAGGGGGAGCACGGATGGGTGTGCGGCTGA
- a CDS encoding diacylglycerol kinase family protein, whose product MPRVAIILNASSGPLQTTPAQLEPLLRSAGIEATVHCPQGEEKVDVIARSLVAGGVETVVAAGGDGTVSAVASVLVGSGSALGILPLGTFNHLAKDLRIPLTLEGAVANLASGVSRAIDVGEVNGRRFLNNLSIGVYPAFVEARGEARRLPKVLRYVKRAWAMLRVFRRLPQLWVHIDVDGQRLSRITPAVLVGNNEYRLDAPGAGTRSTLSDGRLSLVITRRRGPRGLIMQALRASLGRLRGSRDLDELCGREITIRTSFGSIKVGIDGEIVRMKTPLRCRVLPGALRVIVPAEA is encoded by the coding sequence ATGCCCCGCGTTGCGATCATTCTGAACGCGAGTTCGGGGCCGTTGCAGACGACGCCGGCGCAGCTGGAGCCGCTGTTGCGGAGCGCGGGGATTGAGGCGACGGTGCATTGCCCGCAGGGCGAGGAGAAGGTCGATGTGATCGCGCGGAGCCTGGTAGCGGGCGGGGTGGAGACGGTGGTGGCCGCGGGCGGTGACGGGACGGTGTCGGCGGTGGCTTCGGTGCTGGTGGGGAGCGGGTCGGCGCTGGGGATCCTTCCGCTGGGGACGTTCAACCACCTCGCGAAGGACCTGCGGATCCCGCTGACGCTGGAGGGGGCTGTTGCGAACTTGGCGAGCGGCGTTTCGCGGGCGATTGATGTCGGCGAGGTGAACGGGCGGCGGTTCCTGAACAACCTGAGTATCGGGGTGTACCCGGCATTCGTGGAGGCGCGGGGGGAGGCGAGGCGGCTGCCGAAGGTGCTGCGGTATGTGAAGCGGGCGTGGGCGATGCTGCGGGTGTTCCGGCGGCTGCCGCAGCTGTGGGTGCACATCGATGTGGATGGGCAGCGGCTCTCGCGGATCACGCCAGCGGTGCTGGTGGGGAACAACGAGTACCGGCTGGACGCGCCTGGGGCGGGCACGCGTTCGACGCTGAGCGATGGGCGGTTGTCGCTGGTGATTACAAGGAGGCGCGGGCCGCGGGGGTTGATCATGCAGGCGTTGCGGGCATCGCTGGGGCGGCTGCGGGGGTCGCGCGACTTGGATGAGCTGTGCGGGAGAGAGATCACGATCCGGACGAGCTTCGGATCGATCAAGGTGGGGATTGATGGCGAGATCGTGCGGATGAAGACCCCGCTGCGCTGCCGCGTGCTGCCGGGGGCGCTGCGGGTGATCGTGCCGGCGGAGGCGTGA
- a CDS encoding phosphatase PAP2 family protein: MLRSSAWWRQAAMVVLLFVRGRLSRRGHLGLSFTIGVLAIAAGLWAFVEIADAVHEQDDIARWDGAVAEWLHDSASAGLTVVMLALTGLGDPVVVIVTGLVLAGLFWKAGERWRALFLFLSVPAGLALNTALKHAFLRARPVFDEPLASAHGYSFPSGHVAGATLLYTAVAVILVRSVRGARNRVRVVAVAGLLIVVVSFTRMYLGVHYLTDVLAAQAVAFSWVALSATLLNTLRRRALRERVEVAAGGGAKGTP, translated from the coding sequence GTGCTGAGGTCGAGTGCGTGGTGGCGGCAGGCCGCGATGGTGGTGCTGCTGTTCGTGCGCGGGCGGCTCAGCCGGAGGGGGCACCTGGGGCTTTCATTCACAATCGGGGTGCTGGCCATCGCGGCCGGGCTGTGGGCGTTTGTCGAGATCGCGGATGCAGTGCACGAGCAGGACGACATCGCGAGGTGGGATGGAGCGGTGGCGGAGTGGCTGCACGACAGCGCGAGCGCGGGGCTCACGGTGGTGATGTTGGCATTGACTGGGCTGGGTGACCCGGTGGTCGTGATCGTGACGGGGCTGGTGCTCGCGGGGTTGTTCTGGAAGGCAGGAGAGCGGTGGCGGGCGCTGTTCCTGTTCCTGAGCGTGCCGGCGGGTCTGGCGCTGAACACGGCACTGAAGCACGCGTTCCTGCGGGCGCGACCCGTCTTCGACGAACCGCTGGCGAGTGCGCACGGGTACAGCTTCCCGAGCGGGCACGTGGCGGGGGCCACGCTGCTGTACACGGCGGTGGCGGTGATTCTGGTGCGGTCGGTGCGGGGGGCGAGGAACCGCGTGAGGGTGGTGGCGGTGGCGGGCTTGCTGATCGTGGTGGTGTCGTTCACGCGGATGTACCTGGGCGTTCATTACCTGACGGACGTGCTGGCGGCGCAGGCCGTGGCGTTCTCGTGGGTGGCGCTGAGCGCGACCCTGCTCAATACGCTTCGGCGGCGAGCGCTTCGGGAGCGGGTCGAGGTTGCGGCGGGGGGTGGGGCGAAAGGAACGCCGTAG
- a CDS encoding GNAT family N-acetyltransferase: MISSAVHAPPTFACLPLPPADTDLDALADLLVDAVDSGAAVSFLAPLTHAHAAEWWRNSLAAASTSGAVILTARDQQGLAATVQLQPAWAPNQPHRAEVCKLIVHRRARSRGLATALMHAAEREALARGWTLLTLDARRDADAVHLYRKLGWTEVGTIPRYALNADRTAYHDTVIFYKEVAPPPPTPR, encoded by the coding sequence ATGATCTCATCCGCCGTTCACGCCCCGCCCACCTTCGCATGCCTGCCTCTGCCACCCGCCGACACCGACCTCGACGCCCTCGCTGACCTGCTCGTCGACGCCGTGGATTCCGGCGCTGCCGTCAGCTTCCTCGCGCCGCTCACGCACGCGCACGCCGCGGAGTGGTGGCGCAACTCGCTCGCCGCCGCCTCCACTTCCGGCGCCGTCATCCTCACCGCCCGCGATCAGCAGGGCCTCGCCGCCACCGTCCAGCTCCAGCCCGCCTGGGCACCCAACCAGCCCCACCGCGCCGAGGTCTGCAAGCTCATCGTCCACCGGCGCGCCCGCTCGCGGGGCCTCGCCACCGCACTCATGCACGCCGCCGAACGCGAGGCCCTCGCCCGCGGCTGGACGCTGCTTACCCTCGACGCCCGACGCGACGCCGACGCCGTGCACCTCTACCGCAAGCTCGGCTGGACCGAGGTCGGCACGATCCCCCGCTATGCCCTAAACGCCGACCGCACCGCCTACCACGACACCGTCATCTTCTACAAAGAGGTGGCCCCGCCGCCGCCCACCCCGCGGTAA
- the purD gene encoding phosphoribosylamine--glycine ligase, with protein sequence MTAGDAPKINVLLIGGGGREHALAVKLAASPRLGDLWTTHPENPGLASLAKPVDVPVSIREIYRLQQFVAKHAIGLVVIGPEDPLAEGFADKLKAPGVHVFGPLKDAARLEWDKSWAKQIMRAASIPTAEAQTFTHAAHARAFLEARVRDEVLLNQLLGRPTDFGNQDEKRTYITKRISEVMTRITGIGATKGTGEGIAAIRARAVVSAALAAAETYRDPADRSKFIDNLRTSDPVVKVAYETELDGLPVIKAAGLAKGKGVILPKTLAEALETIDRIMVKREFGDAGQKVVIEERMEGREVSVLAIVDGKHILVLPPAQDHKRLADNDTGPNTGGMGAYSPTDSIDAPLMAKIEREVLVPTVDALRREGIEFTGVLYAGLMLTPAGPKVLEFNTRFGDPECQVLMSRLKSDLLELLLAACEQRLDTVDVEWDPGAACCVVIASGGYPEKPRTGIPITGIEAADAMPGVQVYHAGTRRGPDGVVQTAGGRVLGVTGVGKDLAEARDRAYAAVKVIHFAGMQVRSDIGTK encoded by the coding sequence ATGACAGCAGGCGATGCGCCCAAGATCAACGTTCTCCTCATCGGCGGCGGCGGGCGCGAACACGCCCTCGCCGTCAAGCTCGCCGCCTCACCCCGCCTTGGCGACCTCTGGACCACCCACCCCGAGAACCCCGGGCTCGCCTCGCTCGCCAAGCCCGTCGACGTCCCCGTCTCTATCCGCGAGATCTACCGCCTCCAGCAGTTCGTCGCGAAGCACGCGATTGGCCTCGTCGTGATCGGCCCCGAAGACCCGCTTGCGGAGGGCTTCGCCGACAAGCTCAAGGCCCCCGGCGTGCACGTCTTCGGCCCCTTGAAAGACGCCGCCCGCCTGGAGTGGGACAAGTCCTGGGCCAAGCAGATCATGCGGGCCGCCTCGATTCCCACGGCCGAGGCCCAGACCTTCACCCACGCCGCCCACGCCCGCGCCTTCCTCGAGGCCCGCGTCCGCGACGAGGTCCTCCTCAACCAACTCCTGGGCCGCCCCACCGACTTCGGCAACCAGGACGAGAAGCGAACCTACATCACCAAGCGCATCAGCGAAGTCATGACCCGCATCACCGGCATCGGCGCTACCAAGGGCACCGGCGAGGGCATCGCCGCCATCCGCGCCCGCGCGGTCGTCTCCGCCGCCCTCGCTGCCGCCGAGACCTACCGCGACCCCGCCGACCGCTCCAAGTTCATCGACAACCTCCGCACCTCCGACCCCGTGGTCAAGGTCGCCTACGAAACCGAGCTCGATGGGCTGCCGGTCATCAAGGCCGCGGGCCTCGCCAAGGGCAAGGGCGTCATCCTCCCCAAGACCCTTGCCGAAGCGCTCGAGACCATCGACCGCATCATGGTGAAGCGCGAGTTCGGCGACGCCGGCCAGAAGGTCGTTATCGAAGAGCGCATGGAAGGCCGCGAGGTCTCGGTCCTCGCCATCGTTGATGGCAAGCACATCCTCGTGCTGCCCCCCGCTCAGGACCACAAGCGCCTCGCCGACAACGACACCGGCCCCAACACCGGCGGCATGGGCGCCTACTCCCCCACCGACTCAATCGACGCGCCCCTGATGGCCAAGATCGAGCGCGAAGTCCTCGTCCCCACCGTCGATGCCCTCCGCCGCGAGGGCATCGAGTTCACCGGCGTGCTCTACGCCGGCCTCATGCTCACGCCCGCCGGCCCCAAGGTGCTCGAGTTCAACACCCGCTTCGGCGACCCCGAGTGCCAGGTGCTGATGTCCCGCCTCAAGAGCGACCTGCTCGAGCTGCTCCTGGCCGCGTGCGAGCAGCGCCTCGACACCGTGGACGTCGAGTGGGACCCCGGCGCGGCGTGCTGCGTCGTCATCGCCAGCGGAGGCTACCCCGAGAAGCCCCGCACCGGCATCCCCATCACCGGCATCGAGGCCGCCGACGCCATGCCCGGCGTGCAGGTCTACCACGCCGGCACACGGCGCGGCCCCGACGGCGTCGTCCAGACCGCCGGCGGGCGCGTCCTCGGCGTCACCGGCGTCGGCAAGGACCTCGCCGAAGCCCGCGACCGCGCCTACGCCGCCGTGAAGGTCATCCACTTCGCCGGCATGCAGGTCCGCTCCGACATCGGCACGAAGTAA